In Pirellulales bacterium, the following are encoded in one genomic region:
- a CDS encoding glycosyltransferase family 2 protein, whose product MLSAVIPVYNEAESLENLYRELDEVARQHGYDLDLVFVDDGSTDGSWPTIAALAARDARVHGVRFRRNFGKAAALSAGFRAARGELIMTLDADLQDDPREIPRFLEEMNRPLDVVSGWKKIRHDPWHKVFPSRVFNWLVSSLTGVHLHDHNCGMKCYRREVFREVRLYGELHRFVPVLAHARGFRVGEVVIQHRPRKFGHSKYGVRRFLRGFLDLLTVKFLTGFGQRPQHALGALGLGFFALGLIGLAYLTAYWIKGQWWPADDQLPLHQRPALIYSVASLLLGGQLISIGFLAELILAYTGRDSETYSVAEETPGPAPGATIA is encoded by the coding sequence ATGCTCTCCGCGGTCATTCCGGTCTACAACGAAGCCGAAAGCCTGGAGAACCTCTATCGCGAGCTGGACGAGGTGGCCCGCCAGCACGGCTACGACCTCGACCTGGTGTTTGTCGACGACGGTTCGACCGACGGCTCCTGGCCGACCATCGCGGCCCTGGCGGCGCGTGACGCGCGCGTGCATGGCGTGCGATTTCGCCGCAACTTCGGCAAGGCGGCGGCGCTGAGTGCCGGCTTTCGCGCCGCGCGGGGCGAGCTGATCATGACCCTCGACGCCGATCTGCAGGACGACCCGCGCGAAATTCCACGATTTCTGGAAGAGATGAACCGGCCGCTGGACGTCGTCAGCGGCTGGAAGAAAATCCGGCACGATCCCTGGCACAAGGTGTTTCCTTCGCGCGTGTTCAACTGGCTGGTCAGCAGCCTGACGGGCGTGCATTTGCACGATCACAACTGCGGCATGAAGTGTTATCGCCGGGAGGTGTTTCGCGAGGTGCGGCTGTACGGCGAGTTGCACCGCTTCGTGCCGGTGCTGGCGCACGCCCGCGGCTTTCGCGTGGGCGAGGTGGTCATACAGCACCGGCCGCGCAAGTTCGGCCATTCCAAGTACGGCGTGCGCCGCTTCCTGCGGGGCTTTCTCGATTTGCTGACGGTCAAGTTCCTCACCGGTTTCGGCCAGCGGCCGCAGCATGCCCTGGGCGCGCTGGGGCTGGGCTTCTTCGCCTTGGGCCTCATCGGGCTGGCCTATCTGACCGCCTATTGGATCAAGGGCCAATGGTGGCCCGCCGACGATCAGCTTCCGCTGCACCAGCGTCCCGCGCTGATTTATTCCGTCGCGTCGTTGTTGCTCGGCGGACAACTGATCTCCATCGGCTTTCTGGCCGAGTTGATCCTGGCCTATACGGGCCGTGACAGCGAGACCTATTCCGTGGCCGAGGAGACGCCGGGGCCGGCACCCGGAGCAACGATCGCCTGA
- a CDS encoding Gfo/Idh/MocA family oxidoreductase produces the protein MRLTRRCLLTLSAGAGLGVSAVGVLHAATRDTVRLGLIGAGGRGRQLANTIRWTELARRCGQIVAVCDVNRARAERVRDESCPKAAICDHYQELFDRGDVEGVIIATPDHWHTPLLLAALDAGRAVYCEKPLTLTIAEGQLLVDRVRRTGGMVQVGTQQRSDWRFRTACELVRNGRLGQIKRVEVTLPTGSLPATAKGGPFPNCPVPVGINWDVWLGQAPWADFCKQRYDPFRWWFEYSGGFMTDWGAHHLDIVHRALGVEHGGPAKIDARGRLPQIANGYNTPREFAVDYAYPGGVAVRVKVSEEENGILFKGDEGRIFVNRGRLAGKPVERLRLDPLPASAVRLDNETRYWGTATYIHLREFLDCIRTGKQPISDVISQHRSAAACHLANISMRLGRALQWDSRREEFLGDAEADSLVSRGQRAGYRFG, from the coding sequence GTGCGATTAACACGCCGTTGTTTACTGACGCTCTCGGCGGGCGCCGGCCTGGGTGTTTCTGCCGTCGGGGTGCTGCACGCCGCCACCCGCGATACAGTCCGCCTGGGACTGATCGGCGCCGGCGGCCGCGGCCGGCAACTGGCCAACACCATTCGTTGGACCGAGCTTGCCCGGCGTTGCGGACAGATTGTGGCGGTGTGCGATGTCAACCGAGCACGGGCGGAGCGTGTGCGCGACGAATCGTGCCCGAAAGCCGCGATTTGCGACCATTATCAGGAACTGTTCGACCGCGGCGACGTGGAGGGCGTGATCATCGCCACGCCCGATCATTGGCACACGCCGCTGCTGCTGGCGGCGCTCGACGCGGGCCGAGCGGTCTATTGCGAAAAGCCGCTCACGCTGACGATCGCGGAGGGGCAGCTCCTCGTGGACCGCGTGCGCCGCACCGGCGGCATGGTACAGGTCGGCACTCAGCAGCGAAGCGACTGGCGTTTTCGCACGGCCTGCGAGCTGGTGCGCAATGGGCGGCTGGGGCAAATCAAGCGGGTCGAAGTGACCCTGCCGACCGGCTCGCTACCGGCCACGGCCAAGGGCGGGCCCTTTCCGAATTGCCCGGTGCCCGTCGGGATAAACTGGGATGTTTGGCTCGGCCAGGCGCCGTGGGCTGATTTCTGCAAGCAGCGTTATGACCCGTTTCGCTGGTGGTTCGAGTACAGCGGCGGGTTCATGACCGATTGGGGCGCACACCACCTTGATATCGTGCATCGGGCCTTGGGCGTCGAGCACGGCGGACCGGCAAAGATCGACGCCCGCGGGCGGCTGCCCCAGATTGCCAACGGCTATAACACGCCGCGCGAGTTCGCGGTCGACTATGCTTACCCCGGCGGCGTGGCCGTCCGCGTGAAGGTGAGCGAGGAGGAGAACGGAATTCTTTTCAAGGGCGACGAGGGGCGGATTTTCGTCAACCGCGGCCGGTTGGCCGGTAAGCCCGTGGAGCGGTTGCGACTCGATCCGCTGCCGGCCAGTGCCGTGCGGCTCGACAATGAAACCCGCTACTGGGGCACGGCAACCTATATCCACCTGCGTGAATTCCTGGACTGCATTCGCACGGGCAAGCAGCCCATTTCAGACGTCATCAGTCAACACCGCTCGGCGGCAGCCTGCCATCTGGCCAATATCTCGATGCGTCTGGGCCGCGCGTTGCAATGGGACAGCCGGCGCGAAGAGTTCTTAGGCGACGCCGAGGCCGATTCTTTGGTCAGTCGCGGGCAGCGTGCCGGGTATCGGTTTGGGTGA
- a CDS encoding pseudouridine synthase: MPQPRRTGARRSVARARKPHHAAARADAAPAVGERLQKVMAAAGIGSRRHCEELILAGRVEVDGEVVPKLGTRVDAERQEVRVDGTPLRSMRRVYYLVNKPVGVVSTNFDPAGRTRVIDLLPATKERLFTVGRLDRSSEGLMLVTNDGELANRLTHPRYGIEKTYHALVAGTPSAEVFESLRRGVHLAEGVARVVGIKAKRELKQSTLLEIVLAEGRNREIRRILAKVGHKVLRLKRVAVGPLRLKDIEPGQWRPLRREEIESLRGRAKKNR; encoded by the coding sequence ATGCCTCAACCTCGCCGCACCGGCGCACGCCGCTCCGTCGCGCGTGCTCGAAAACCCCATCACGCCGCAGCGCGTGCTGACGCCGCGCCCGCCGTCGGCGAGCGCTTACAGAAGGTCATGGCCGCGGCGGGAATTGGCAGCCGCCGTCACTGCGAAGAGCTGATTCTGGCCGGCCGCGTCGAAGTCGATGGCGAGGTGGTGCCAAAACTGGGCACGCGCGTCGATGCCGAGCGGCAAGAGGTCCGCGTCGATGGCACACCGTTGCGGTCCATGCGGCGGGTCTATTATCTGGTCAACAAGCCCGTGGGCGTGGTTTCGACCAATTTCGATCCGGCGGGCCGGACGCGCGTCATCGACCTGCTGCCGGCCACCAAGGAGCGGCTGTTCACCGTCGGCCGGCTCGACCGGTCGAGCGAGGGCCTGATGCTGGTGACCAACGACGGTGAACTGGCCAACCGCCTGACCCACCCCCGCTATGGCATCGAGAAGACCTATCATGCGTTGGTGGCCGGCACGCCGAGTGCCGAAGTGTTCGAGAGCCTGCGCCGCGGCGTCCATCTGGCCGAGGGCGTGGCCCGCGTGGTCGGCATCAAGGCCAAGCGTGAACTCAAGCAAAGCACGCTGTTGGAGATCGTTTTGGCCGAGGGCCGCAACCGCGAGATTCGCCGCATTCTGGCCAAGGTCGGCCACAAGGTCTTGCGGCTCAAACGCGTGGCCGTCGGTCCCTTGCGGCTGAAAGACATCGAGCCCGGCCAGTGGCGTCCCTTGCGCCGAGAGGAAATCGAATCGCTACGGGGCCGCGCCAAGAAAAACCGATGA
- a CDS encoding dihydroorotate dehydrogenase electron transfer subunit, with translation MTCDVSQPHLFYADGAWFGAVAVQENVRLARDTYRLRAECPEVAQRVVPGQFVMLRLAGYDDPLLGRPLALYDTVLDGRGEAVGIDLVYLLTGKLTAKLARVLPGQKLELWGPLGNGFAPAPADHLIMVAGGIGQTPFVALAREALGRKAYGMPARSAISVGKVTLCYGARTCDYLAGIDDFRDAGAAVRLSTDDGTAGHHGLVTDLLEQLLVEERDVARCRVVCCGPEPMMAAVAEMTARFGVRCQVSLETPMACGIGICFSCVARVRDDDGGWDYRRTCVEGPVFDAQKISW, from the coding sequence ATGACCTGCGACGTCAGCCAGCCGCATCTCTTTTACGCCGACGGCGCCTGGTTCGGCGCCGTGGCAGTACAAGAAAATGTTCGGCTGGCGCGCGACACCTACCGGCTGCGCGCCGAGTGCCCGGAGGTCGCTCAGCGGGTGGTGCCCGGCCAGTTCGTCATGCTGCGGCTGGCCGGTTACGACGACCCGTTGCTGGGCCGGCCATTGGCCCTGTACGATACGGTGCTCGACGGCCGTGGCGAAGCGGTCGGCATCGACCTGGTCTATTTGCTGACGGGCAAACTCACCGCGAAGCTGGCGCGCGTTTTGCCCGGCCAAAAACTGGAACTCTGGGGACCGTTGGGCAACGGTTTTGCGCCGGCACCGGCGGATCATCTCATCATGGTGGCGGGCGGCATCGGTCAGACGCCGTTCGTGGCACTGGCCCGCGAGGCGCTGGGCCGCAAAGCGTATGGTATGCCGGCCCGCTCCGCTATTTCCGTTGGAAAAGTGACGCTCTGCTACGGCGCAAGAACCTGCGACTACCTGGCGGGCATCGACGATTTTCGCGATGCGGGCGCCGCCGTTCGCTTGAGCACTGACGACGGCACGGCGGGACATCACGGCTTGGTCACCGACCTGTTGGAGCAGTTGTTGGTGGAAGAGCGCGACGTGGCCCGATGCCGCGTGGTTTGCTGCGGGCCGGAGCCGATGATGGCGGCGGTGGCCGAAATGACGGCCCGCTTCGGCGTTCGTTGCCAGGTTTCACTGGAAACGCCGATGGCCTGCGGCATCGGTATCTGTTTCAGTTGCGTGGCCCGTGTGCGCGACGACGACGGTGGTTGGGACTATCGTCGCACCTGCGTCGAAGGCCCGGTGTTCGACGCCCAGAAGATTAGCTGGTAG
- a CDS encoding 6-carboxytetrahydropterin synthase, whose amino-acid sequence MFRVTRQIDFCYGHRLLDYEGKCRYLHGHNGRAVIVIEAERLDHRGMVLDFSDIKRVVSGWIDDNLDHRMLLHRDDPAVKLLEQLGEPMFLMDANPTAENIAKLIYDFTAEHGFPIVEARLWETPNCFATYAGDEGEFSLGGATS is encoded by the coding sequence ATGTTCCGCGTCACGCGACAAATCGATTTCTGCTACGGCCACCGGCTGCTCGACTACGAGGGGAAGTGCCGCTATCTGCACGGCCATAACGGCCGGGCCGTGATTGTGATCGAGGCCGAACGGCTCGACCATCGCGGAATGGTGCTCGACTTCAGCGACATCAAGCGGGTGGTAAGCGGCTGGATCGACGACAATCTCGATCACCGCATGCTGCTGCACCGCGACGACCCGGCGGTCAAGCTGCTCGAACAACTGGGCGAGCCGATGTTCTTGATGGATGCGAACCCCACGGCCGAGAACATCGCCAAGCTGATTTACGATTTTACCGCCGAGCACGGGTTCCCGATCGTCGAAGCCCGGCTGTGGGAGACGCCGAATTGCTTCGCGACCTACGCGGGCGACGAAGGCGAGTTTAGTCTTGGCGGAGCTACCAGCTAA
- a CDS encoding bifunctional nuclease family protein, with product MPVQMELSRIIISEINDQQVIYLKEVDGDRSFPILIGIFEATSIDRRVKGFMSPRPLTHDLLVSVADNLGGEFQSVVISELKEHTYFARLRIKHEGELIEIDARPSDAIAVAVTCDPPLPIYVSEDVLNDVLGG from the coding sequence ATGCCCGTGCAGATGGAGTTGTCGCGGATCATCATCAGCGAGATCAACGATCAGCAAGTCATTTATCTCAAAGAGGTCGATGGCGATCGTTCGTTTCCGATTTTGATCGGCATTTTCGAGGCGACGAGCATCGACCGCCGTGTGAAGGGGTTCATGTCGCCGCGCCCGCTGACGCACGACCTGTTGGTGAGCGTGGCCGACAACTTGGGCGGCGAGTTTCAAAGCGTCGTGATCAGCGAGCTTAAAGAGCACACTTATTTCGCTCGCTTGCGGATCAAGCACGAAGGCGAGCTGATCGAGATCGATGCCCGGCCGTCGGACGCGATCGCGGTGGCGGTGACCTGCGACCCGCCCTTGCCGATCTACGTCAGCGAAGATGTGCTCAACGACGTGTTGGGCGGTTAG